The genomic window GATTCTGGCCACGACGTTCCTCCGTTATCCCTGGCGCTGCTTGTGCCGGGGGTTCTCGCAGATCACCCGCACGATGCCGTGGCGACGGATGATTTTGCACTTGGGACAAAGTTTTTTCACCGAGGGTTTCACTTTCATGTCGCTCTCCGTCTCCTGGCGACGAAAACAACCGATGCCGCGCGCGGTATCGGTCGCATCAATCGGGCAGGCTTAAAATCCGAGGACCGTTTCTGGTCACAGCCACCGTATGCTCGAAATGCGCGGACAGGCTGCGGTCCTTGGTCACGGCGGTCCAGTTGTCGGACAGGACCTCGACATCGGGCCCGCCGGCCGTCACCATGGGTTCGATGGC from Solidesulfovibrio sp. includes these protein-coding regions:
- the rpmJ gene encoding 50S ribosomal protein L36, with translation MKVKPSVKKLCPKCKIIRRHGIVRVICENPRHKQRQG